TTTACTGAGACTCAGCGGCTAATCCAAGAACGGGATTTGGGCCGCCCTATTTTCCCAAAGGCCATTGGCGAGTTACACGGCCATTCAGGTATAGCAAGATTGCTGCTTTTCTATGCTCGTGGGATGTTTAAGCTGGTTGATCATAGCCAAGGCACCGGCGTTGCAAACGCTGGATTGGTATATTTCAACAACCGTTTATTGGCCATGTCTGAAGATGATTTGCCCTATCACGTGCGCGTGACTCCAGACGGCGACCTCGAAACAGTGGAAAGATACAATTTCAGTGGCCAGCTGAAGTCCACCATGATTGCTCACCCCAAGCTCGACCCTGTTTCTGGTGAGATGTTTGCTCTGAGCTATGATGTTATCCAGAAGCCATATTTGAAGTACTTCAGGTTTTCAAAAGACGGCGAGAAATCAGAGGATGTTGAAATCCCGGTTTCTGGACCGACAATGATGCATGATTTTGCAATCACTGAGAATTTCGTGATCGTGCCGGATCAACAAGTGGTGTTCAAGATGTCcgaaatgatcagaggaggttCACCGGTGGTGTATGATAAGGATAAAGTTTCTAGGTTCGGTGTCTTAGACAAGTATGCGAAAGATTCTTCCAGGATGAAGTGGGTGGAAGTGCCTGATTGCTTCTGCTTCCATCTCTGGAATGCATGGGAAGAGCCTGAAACAGATGAAGTCGTCATAATTGGGTCCTGTATGACTCCCCCAGACTCCATTTTCAACGAATGTGACGAGAGATTACAGAGTGTTTTATCCGAAATCCGGCTCAATCTGAAAACCGGCAAATCAACGAGGAGGCCCATCATGTCAGAACAAGATCAGGTGAATCTAGAAGCAGGGATGGTGAACAGAAACAAGCTCGGAAGGAAAACCAGGTACGCGTATCTAGCCATTGCAGAGCCATGGCCTAAGGTTTCCGGGTTTGCTAAAGTAGACCTCTTCACCGGGGAAGTCACGAAATTCATTTACGGGGATGAGAAATTCGGTGGGGAGCCTCTGTTTCTTCCCACAGATCCAAATTCCGAAGCAGAAGATGATGGCTATATCCTGGCCTTCGTGCACAACGAGAAGGCCTGGAAATCAGAGCTGCAGATAATCAATGCGATGACCATGAAATTGGAGGCCTCAGTTAAACTTCCATCAAGAGTTCCATATGGGTTTCACGGTACCTTCATCAACGCAAAAGACTTGGCAAACCAGGCCTGATCTTTTTCGCTTCTCCTTTAGTCTTTTTTGCGGTGGATAATTGCCAGAGGGAAGGCTTAGATTTACTTCCCCGGAGTCTCTCCACTGTTTTAGGAAAGAACCCTCCTTTTCACTAAATGGAGTGTGTGATAGTTTTTTGTATGTTTCTCTTTTTCAAAAACATATTTCTTGTGATGGGATTTTTGGAGGGACCAGCTTGTAGCTTTTGGATGTAGGTAGAAGCATGGAAGCTCAGCTGGTTTCTGCTTATTCTCTCGCACACTTGGTGAAATCAGATTATTATAGTCATACATACAACTCTGGTTTAAGATGTCCTGTATTTTTACAAAGCTCTGTAATCTTGTACATTATCAAAGGGCAGACTTTTCATTTTCCCTCACTTCTCATACCGATATGTTGAACAAGATcaaggcaaaaaaaaaaaaaaaaataagagatcATTGTCGAGATGtaacataaactttaaatatCACATATGATAAAATGATGACTACATTTTACCTTTGTCGAAATCAGACTATTTTTTAAGGATTTTGCTCATTTTGGAGTAAGAAAAAAGTAAATAGGAGATGGAGACTCAGATGTCAACCATCAATTATCATACAAAATCAGCATGTTAACCGTTGCTTCCTTTAATTGGCCAATTCTTTAAGCTGTTTTTGGATCAATGACATTTCGATATATGGCCAAGTGAATTTTTAAATGCGAAGCTCAATTATTTTCCATCGTGTGACGGACTTTCGCTCTTcttattatattatttcatgTTTCAAGCTTCAATTCAAATGTGATCGAGACTTCTGAACACGAAGATAGGTAATGTATTGTTTTGTTAGTTTTCCCTCGAACGCAAAAATTGGAGAAATACCATCCCAACAAGTGATCAAAACCACGTTTTGCAAGTACGTTAAACATAAATTTACGCAAGTaattttataacaagtttaagTAATTATTTTAAGGAAATTAAAGATaacagtagtaaaatcacattgtttatgccatttgaCGTTATATGAATCATAGATATAAAAGATTTGCGGTGTCGAAGCAGAGTAGGAAAATTGACGGTtcttttatattatttcataattgaatttttttttgtattacaTCTTTGTTATATTTGCTACCCGTTTCAAATTCTTGGCTATCGCTTtgatactattattttatttctatcgTATGATAATGATTTAATTACACATAATTTAATATCGACGTACGTACGTACTTTGAAATCCAAATATATATTATTCATTTAAGAGACGAACCTAGAAAATTTGAAGTCACAGTTTGTTGATGATACTTGTAAGAAAATCGATTAAAAAAATTGGATCGCGATTAAAATAGCAGCAATAATGGAAGGCATGGTacaatttttattgtaaaaattaGACAAAGATTTATATATGTTGTTGCTGGAATGATCTATGAATAGTGGTCTATAATGGACAGTTTAATAAACAAATGGCGTCCATTAATATTACGTGGATCTAGCATTCAACAATATACCCCTGACACTTTTGATATCGTGTTCACGACCTTGTTTTCCAGAGTCAATGCCTTTTGAAATGTCAGAGTAAAGTTGCTAACGGTTCTATAATGCTTGTGCCACATAAAttagtttattattattatttttttccggGTAAAGATGACTCGtcaattccaaaaaaaaaaaaaaattgtataaaaaTACGAGGAGGTAATAATTGTTTTTGTCCGTACAATAATTGAAACATGATGTTTGAGCTGTTTTAATTATCGATATTTTTAATTGGTAAAGCGATAGATGTTtaattgaaatatgatatttgAACTATTTCGTGAGCGGTCACACATGCAACATCGGGGAGTTTGTTGCTTTGTTCACATGTGTAGATGAATGACCATTACAAAAAATTTACATAGGACTATGTGTTTTatcttaaatttttattatccgAGTGTTAACATGGGTAGACACATATATATACTAGTAATGTATACACACGATAATTCTGGTTCATAGTTCATGTATGTATCTACATCCCTGTCTAGTAATCTAGACTTCAATTGTAACATGAGAATGCTACCttgcatatagacacatatgtTAATTGGGATGTGGACGCAACGAAACACCCATGCCCTTTTGCCCATTTTGAGAGGAGTTTGTGTTGTCCATCAATTTCAACAAACAATATTCACTAACATTATTGATTAGGCTCGAATTATAGATACAATtggtgcaatttttttttttttttttgtttttaaaataatgataTTTGATCTGAGCCACGAGATTTAAATATTAGGTGGCTAAGATTGGTTGGCGCCATGTGTTGGGTGGAGCATGTCTCGAAATCTAAGTCGTTCATGTATGGGCATATTGTATCCAGACaattaggcatagtttggtacatgggataagagagggattgataaataatcctccttatcccatgtttggtacctttttaaaaagctcatgataatatcatgggcccttgataaataattttttagaaggataaaatatccctaatagaaggtgtgataattttaatttaatgataaaatacactacaaatgacttaattaccctcaatttataaatgatttttttttataaatctatgctagtaggtagaaattaaaatcaaataaatattttatttatttttatatagtatataatatgataattatataaatgaattcgagataattatataaataattttataaatttcaataaaattattattatcactcgattaaccttaaaaattgatatttgacttgacttaAAAAATtaagggctcaattatcatattatataatatataaaattaggtacaaataaataaatcatgtttTGGGATTGAAAGctaaactcaagcaacaacttagaaattataaaatttattatgataaggttaattttgtcattacaatctaatatataaatctaatcactcttattaaaatcataccaaatattaaatataatatcctacatcttatttatccttaacttatcctaatattatatatcacatatttatcctatcatgtgtaccaaactatgccttagtGTCATGTTTCTCGAAATAATAATTGTACTTACAATATTATTATACGAACATTTCAATTTATACACATGTGTGCGTGCGTGTAATATTATTGTTGATAATTTTCGAAATAAATGGTTAAAAATATAGTGTATCTTGCACTAGTTTGATATACAAAAATCCGCCAAAAGAACACACGCAAAAAAGAGAGTGAAATGAATTTTTGAGTTTGTATACGTCTGAAAATCAGTCATCTTATAGAAGATATTGACCTTCGGATCGACCAGGAATTTAGTTAGCATATTTATAAGGAAGTGAACTAAATTTTGGACCGTGGATATCAGGCTTGAGGTCATTTGAACCAGTTTCGAGATGACAAACAGAATTTGCTATTTTCTCTCATAAAATAtgcacatttttttttttgccaaggttgtttgcaaaattcaaTTTGTTGGATTGGGCTAAAATTTGAACAGCAAATTGATATCGTCGTCGTGTGGTATATTCTTAATAGTTGAGatcatattaaaatatttgtatTTCCGACAAAGATCATGAACAGTGATTTTTCTACTAGATGCTGAAATGCTcgaaatttcaaattttcttcCATTATTGGAAATTCTTCCTCACTTGAAAATAGTCTGCGACTTGAAAATTTGGATGTGAATATCTTCTGATGTTGAAGGGTTGGTATTTATAAGTGCTGAGAAGGGTAATCATGTTTTCTCAATAATATGGTATCTCCGACGTTGAAGAATCTTGCTGCTTTGTTCGGAAGATGTTTGATCTTTTACCTTTGAGAATTcttgattttattatttgaagaaagtttACTGACCATACTAAATCACATAAACTCTTTATGCTATTTTAAAAAGAGTAAAACTCATATTAAGCTCTTTCCACTGCCAAATACGTGGTTTCATACGTGTATGCAATaaaattctctcaaaataaCTATAGTTCTCATAATCGAGTATATCGTAAttttggtaaaaacttgtgtgagacagtctcacgggtcgtattttgagtgacatatctcttatttgggtcatccatgaaaaattattactttttatacgaaaattattactttttattgtgaatatcgatagggttgacccgtctcacagataaagatttgtgagactgtctcacaataGAACTACTCCATACTTTAGGCGTGCTATATAGtgaggaaatatttttttttaaaagaattatattcaaaatgAAATCTTTGAACTAAAAATCTTTGACTATCAAAAATAAAACTACAAACGAAGTTCAGCTAAACTAACTTTTTTATACACCTTTTGTTTAAGGCGTGGCATACAAATGCACAAATTATTTGTAAAGTAGATGTctcgtgagatggtctcacgaatctttatatatgagatgagtcaacctaagcaatattcacaataaaaagtaacactcttaacataaaaagtaataatttttcatggttgacccaaataaaaaatccgtctcacaaacgACCCGTgggaccgtctcacataaattttttcgTTATTTGTAGGGGAAGTTATTTAAAAATCCccaatcataatatttctttgcattcactccctacccacaaaattgtggtattatttcatacaaaatgtggtacacttcatgtggaaatgtggtacacttcatgtggaaatgtggtactaaaaaagtacctagggactgaaaacaaaaaaaaaaagcggCTGGGGACTGAAGCCAAATTTCCCGTTTGTATGCAAATTAATTAGTGAGAATGTCggaaaacaaaattaattttgtATGTAACATGTAGGCCGAATATTACCAACAGGTGACCTACCATGTCCTTGTCCGCCGCTAGCTAGCTAATTAATGCAACAAATCCAATTAAAAGTTAAGGAGACGTTATATcactattatttattatttaataaataattttttttttccatttcatATTTATTTTCCTGGAGGCCCCGATTCCATTCCAAGAAAAGGAgaaaaaataaagtaaaaattattgatttttatattaatttccAACTCCAATATTCTATTGGTGGCTACGTACCAGGGGTTCTATGCGGTGTGCATCTCTTCGACACGCGTCGGGTCCTTAGTTCGAAATTTAGcttatcaaaatcatatattCTTCCTAAACTTATGGAGTGTGACGAATGAGATGATGCACcttcaaatataaaaaaaaaagtatatatttttatttcaagcAACCCAACCTGTAATAAAATATTACATTATCTTATTTCAAACAAACTAGTACTATATTCGGTATACTTATAAATtaagattttattatttcatataGATTGGACATTTGAAAAGTTTAATGCGCCGACTATTTGAgacaaaattatataatttgtgTTGATTTATACTCTCAGACAGAGATACTCGGTCTATGTTAAATTGAAGTAACAATTTCATATATGTTTATACAACATATTCGATATGAGACTCGACTCGGTAGATGATCAATTGAAAATAttgtatttattatatatataaattatacatatatatttttattcgaATAAGTGATGAGTGATTGACCATGATGCAAATGTTAAATCTTTTTAATTTGAGTGGTTCAACTATGAATACCAGCTA
The genomic region above belongs to Primulina eburnea isolate SZY01 unplaced genomic scaffold, ASM2296580v1 ctg808_ERROPOS3000000+, whole genome shotgun sequence and contains:
- the LOC140822361 gene encoding 9-cis-epoxycarotenoid dioxygenase NCED1, chloroplastic-like, which translates into the protein MANSSTAAASSWVKPQLPTRDLGSCTKGLSFTLANGKQSNTRIKCSLQTPELFFPKEYTQTTKYQKPLIPTFTNQETNVRKANSPSFPSKPQLNFIQKAAAMALDAVESALTARELEHPFPKTADPVVQIAGNFSPVPEQPVKHRLPVTGKIPDSIQGMYVRNGANPLFEPLAGHHFFDGDGMIHGVQFADGTASYSCRFTETQRLIQERDLGRPIFPKAIGELHGHSGIARLLLFYARGMFKLVDHSQGTGVANAGLVYFNNRLLAMSEDDLPYHVRVTPDGDLETVERYNFSGQLKSTMIAHPKLDPVSGEMFALSYDVIQKPYLKYFRFSKDGEKSEDVEIPVSGPTMMHDFAITENFVIVPDQQVVFKMSEMIRGGSPVVYDKDKVSRFGVLDKYAKDSSRMKWVEVPDCFCFHLWNAWEEPETDEVVIIGSCMTPPDSIFNECDERLQSVLSEIRLNLKTGKSTRRPIMSEQDQVNLEAGMVNRNKLGRKTRYAYLAIAEPWPKVSGFAKVDLFTGEVTKFIYGDEKFGGEPLFLPTDPNSEAEDDGYILAFVHNEKAWKSELQIINAMTMKLEASVKLPSRVPYGFHGTFINAKDLANQA